A single window of Streptomyces sp. NBC_00464 DNA harbors:
- a CDS encoding helix-turn-helix domain-containing protein, whose protein sequence is MNFHGTEMRQKALTLLRGGARNADVARKLNVPAGTISYWKHMDRAKRGECPGRHLSLCPRCDGELDQAAYAYLLGLYLGDGHIIQNRAMKTPSLSVTCADSWPGLMDQCESAMRTVFPENSVCRVRRKGCHEVKMYSKHLWCLFPQHGPGRKHERRIALAPWQQEIVDAHPWDFIRGLIHSDGCRNMNWTTRMVGGVRKRYEYPRYWFTNVSDDIRQLYTDTLDKLGIEWTHCTRAGKEYNISVARRASVALMDAHVGPKY, encoded by the coding sequence GTGAACTTCCACGGAACGGAAATGCGACAGAAAGCTCTCACCCTCCTCCGGGGTGGGGCACGGAACGCGGACGTGGCACGGAAGCTGAACGTACCGGCAGGCACGATCAGCTATTGGAAGCACATGGACCGCGCCAAGCGCGGCGAATGTCCCGGCCGCCATCTCTCCCTCTGCCCTCGATGTGACGGCGAGCTGGACCAAGCCGCCTACGCGTACCTTCTCGGCCTCTACCTCGGCGATGGACACATCATCCAGAACAGAGCCATGAAGACTCCCAGCCTGTCCGTCACCTGCGCCGATTCATGGCCCGGCCTCATGGACCAGTGCGAGAGCGCGATGCGCACCGTCTTCCCCGAGAACTCCGTGTGCCGGGTGCGCCGCAAGGGGTGCCACGAGGTGAAGATGTACTCGAAGCATCTGTGGTGCCTCTTCCCCCAGCACGGCCCCGGCAGAAAACACGAACGCCGCATCGCCCTCGCCCCCTGGCAGCAGGAGATCGTCGACGCCCACCCCTGGGACTTCATCCGCGGCCTCATCCACTCCGACGGATGCCGGAACATGAACTGGACCACCAGAATGGTCGGCGGCGTGCGGAAGCGGTACGAGTATCCGCGGTACTGGTTCACCAACGTCTCGGACGACATCCGGCAGCTCTACACCGACACTCTCGACAAGCTCGGCATCGAGTGGACGCACTGCACCCGCGCGGGCAAGGAGTACAACATCTCCGTCGCCCGACGGGCATCCGTAGCCCTCATGGATGCACACGTCGGGCCGAAATACTGA
- a CDS encoding ANTAR domain-containing response regulator yields MTTPESPQPAADDDKSHVPPLTTRVVIAEDEALIRLDLKEMLEEEGYSVVGEAGDGQQAVELAREHKPDLVILDVKMPVLDGISAAEKIAEESIAPVLMLTAFSQRDLVERARDAGAMAYLVKPFSKSDVVPAIEMAVSRFAELKALEGEVADLSQRLETRKLVDRAKSILQTDYGLSEPAAFRWIQKTSMDRRLSMQQLAEALIEDAEEKKRAAE; encoded by the coding sequence GTGACCACCCCCGAGTCGCCCCAGCCCGCCGCCGACGACGACAAGTCGCACGTCCCGCCGCTGACGACCCGCGTCGTCATCGCCGAGGACGAGGCGCTCATCCGCCTCGACCTCAAAGAGATGCTCGAAGAAGAGGGGTACTCGGTCGTCGGTGAGGCCGGAGACGGGCAGCAGGCGGTCGAGCTGGCCCGGGAGCACAAGCCGGACCTGGTCATCCTCGATGTGAAGATGCCGGTCCTCGACGGGATCTCCGCCGCCGAGAAGATCGCGGAGGAGTCCATCGCGCCGGTCCTGATGCTCACCGCGTTCTCGCAGCGCGACCTCGTGGAGCGGGCCCGGGATGCCGGGGCGATGGCGTACCTCGTGAAGCCGTTCAGCAAGAGCGACGTGGTGCCGGCCATCGAGATGGCGGTGTCGCGGTTCGCGGAGCTGAAAGCGCTGGAGGGCGAGGTCGCGGACCTGTCGCAGCGGCTGGAGACGCGGAAGCTCGTGGACCGTGCGAAGAGCATTCTGCAGACGGATTACGGGCTCTCCGAGCCGGCCGCGTTCCGGTGGATCCAGAAGACCTCGATGGACCGGCGGCTGTCGATGCAGCAGCTGGCGGAGGCGTTGATCGAGGACGCCGAGGAGAAGAAGCGCGCGGCGGAGTAG
- a CDS encoding ABC transporter ATP-binding protein, whose amino-acid sequence MTALLEVEDLRVAYGKIEAVKGISFSVDAGQVVTLIGTNGAGKTTTLRTLSGLLKPIGGRILFEGKPLTNIPAHKIVALGLAHSPEGRHIFPRLTITENLLLGAYLRNDKAGIEKDIQRAYDLFPILGERRKQAAGTLSGGEQQMLAMGRALMSQPKLLMLDEPSMGLSPIMMQKIMETIVELKASGTTILLVEQNAQAALSLADQGHVMEIGKIVLSGTGADLLHDESVRKAYLGED is encoded by the coding sequence ATGACCGCACTGCTAGAGGTCGAGGACCTCCGCGTCGCCTACGGCAAGATCGAAGCCGTCAAAGGCATCTCCTTCTCCGTCGACGCCGGCCAGGTGGTCACCCTCATCGGCACCAACGGCGCCGGCAAAACCACCACCCTGCGCACCCTCTCCGGACTGCTCAAGCCCATCGGCGGACGCATCCTCTTCGAGGGCAAGCCACTCACCAACATCCCCGCACACAAGATCGTCGCCCTGGGCCTCGCCCACTCCCCCGAGGGCCGCCACATCTTCCCCCGGCTGACGATCACCGAGAACCTCCTCCTCGGCGCCTACCTCCGCAACGACAAGGCAGGCATCGAAAAGGACATCCAGCGCGCCTACGACCTCTTCCCCATCCTCGGGGAACGCCGGAAGCAGGCCGCCGGAACCCTCTCGGGCGGCGAACAGCAGATGCTCGCCATGGGACGCGCCCTCATGTCCCAGCCCAAACTGCTCATGCTCGACGAACCCTCCATGGGCCTCTCCCCGATCATGATGCAGAAGATCATGGAGACCATCGTCGAACTCAAGGCCTCGGGCACCACGATCCTGCTCGTCGAGCAGAACGCCCAGGCCGCCCTCTCCCTCGCGGACCAGGGCCACGTCATGGAGATCGGCAAGATCGTCCTCTCCGGCACCGGAGCGGACCTCCTCCACGACGAGTCCGTCCGCAAGGCGTACCTCGGCGAGGACTGA
- a CDS encoding ABC transporter ATP-binding protein codes for MTTTTKTATTVLDASGVTMRFGGLTAVRNVDLTVNAGEIVGLIGPNGAGKTTFFNCLTGLYVPTEGKVSYKGTVLPPKPHLVTKAGIARTFQNIRLFANMTVLENVLVGRHTRTKEGLWSALLRLPGYTKAENSSRERAMELLEFIGLQNKADHLARNLPYGDQRKLEIARALASDPGLLLLDEPTAGMNPQETRVTEELIFAIRDQGIAVLVIEHDMRFIFNLSDRVACLVQGEKLVEGTAEVVQSDERVIAAYLGTPFEGAPGAEEVAEVEAAEAVAEAEASAPAGTKDTTTEEEDTR; via the coding sequence ATGACCACCACCACGAAAACCGCGACCACCGTCCTGGACGCCAGCGGCGTCACCATGCGCTTCGGCGGACTCACCGCCGTACGCAACGTCGACCTCACCGTCAACGCAGGCGAAATCGTCGGACTCATCGGCCCCAACGGCGCCGGCAAAACCACCTTCTTCAACTGCCTCACCGGCCTCTACGTCCCCACCGAGGGCAAGGTCAGCTACAAGGGCACCGTCCTGCCGCCCAAGCCCCACCTCGTCACCAAAGCAGGCATCGCCCGCACCTTCCAGAACATCAGGCTCTTCGCCAACATGACCGTCCTGGAAAACGTCCTCGTCGGACGCCACACCAGAACCAAAGAAGGCCTCTGGTCCGCACTCCTGCGCCTCCCCGGCTACACCAAAGCCGAGAACAGCAGCCGCGAACGCGCCATGGAACTCCTGGAGTTCATCGGCCTCCAGAACAAGGCCGACCACCTCGCGCGCAACCTCCCCTACGGAGACCAGCGCAAGCTGGAAATCGCCCGCGCCCTCGCCAGCGACCCCGGCCTCCTCCTCCTGGACGAGCCCACCGCCGGCATGAACCCCCAGGAAACCCGCGTCACCGAAGAACTCATCTTCGCCATCCGGGACCAGGGCATCGCCGTCCTCGTCATCGAGCACGACATGCGCTTCATCTTCAACCTCAGCGACCGCGTCGCCTGCCTCGTACAGGGCGAAAAACTCGTCGAAGGCACCGCCGAAGTCGTCCAGAGCGACGAACGCGTCATCGCCGCCTACCTCGGCACCCCCTTCGAAGGCGCCCCCGGCGCCGAAGAAGTCGCCGAAGTCGAAGCGGCCGAAGCAGTCGCCGAAGCAGAAGCCTCAGCACCCGCCGGCACCAAGGACACCACCACCGAGGAGGAGGACACCCGATGA
- a CDS encoding branched-chain amino acid ABC transporter permease has protein sequence MTTQKALIPLPAPAARITTAAGAAIALVGTFLPWTWTSEFPGDLTVTGYPGGLQILTLTSAVLTLLFTLCGYGIPGLRWLTPGGTNSPVRLLALGTLGVTGYTIGAITYELGGVVNLEPGAWVSGIGALIALLAALGLPSDEPLPTDAPRPNTWQRFRNSLAAPTPGRARTLPAWAEILIITAAFGAALYIFTFCVDIPTEDSEQFIGFLITAAFAFTALTRAGLIARITALTTKHRNVTLTAALAAAFCFPFTQDTAEYALIGANILIFATVALGLNVVVGLAGLLDLGYVAFLGVGAYTAALVSGAPLSAIGVQFPFWAAVLTGAAVSLIFGVLIGAPTLRLRGDYLAIVTLGFGEIFRVTVNNLNGNSGPDLTNGSQGIPSIPDLNLFGIDFGLSHDIGPFTLSRPANYYLLMLVVTAVVVLVFRRSGDSRIGRAWVAIREDETAATAMGINAFRLKLLAFALGATLAGLAGTVQSHVNYTVTPEQYQFAGSVPPNSAFLLAAVILGGMGTLSGPFVGAALLYLIPAKLQFMQDYQLFLFGIALILLMRFRPEGLVADRRKQLEFHENDEPIGVPEPRQSEDNDAGIAKAGA, from the coding sequence ATGACCACCCAGAAAGCACTCATCCCGCTGCCCGCACCGGCCGCCCGCATCACCACGGCCGCCGGCGCAGCCATCGCACTCGTCGGCACCTTCCTCCCCTGGACCTGGACCTCCGAATTCCCCGGCGACCTCACCGTCACCGGCTACCCCGGCGGCCTCCAGATCCTCACCCTCACCAGCGCCGTCCTCACCCTCCTCTTCACCCTCTGCGGATACGGCATCCCCGGCCTCCGCTGGCTCACCCCCGGCGGCACCAACAGCCCCGTACGCCTCCTCGCCCTCGGCACCCTCGGCGTCACCGGCTACACCATCGGCGCCATCACGTACGAACTCGGCGGCGTGGTCAACCTCGAACCCGGAGCCTGGGTCAGCGGCATCGGCGCACTCATCGCCCTCCTCGCCGCACTCGGACTCCCCAGCGACGAACCACTCCCCACCGACGCGCCCCGGCCCAACACCTGGCAACGCTTCCGCAACAGCCTCGCCGCACCCACCCCCGGCCGCGCCAGAACACTCCCCGCCTGGGCCGAAATCCTCATCATCACCGCAGCCTTCGGCGCCGCGCTCTACATCTTCACCTTCTGCGTCGACATCCCCACCGAGGACTCCGAACAGTTCATCGGCTTCCTCATCACCGCGGCCTTCGCCTTCACCGCACTCACCCGGGCCGGCCTCATCGCCCGCATCACCGCGCTGACCACGAAGCACCGCAACGTCACCCTCACCGCAGCCCTGGCCGCAGCCTTCTGCTTCCCCTTCACCCAGGACACCGCGGAATACGCCCTCATCGGCGCGAACATCCTCATCTTCGCCACCGTCGCACTCGGCCTCAACGTCGTCGTCGGCCTCGCCGGCCTCCTCGACCTCGGCTACGTCGCCTTCCTCGGCGTCGGCGCCTACACAGCCGCCCTCGTCTCCGGCGCACCCCTCTCCGCCATCGGCGTCCAATTCCCCTTCTGGGCCGCCGTCCTCACCGGAGCCGCCGTCTCACTGATCTTCGGCGTCCTCATCGGCGCCCCCACCCTGCGGCTACGAGGCGACTACCTCGCCATCGTCACCCTCGGCTTCGGAGAGATCTTCCGCGTCACCGTCAACAACCTCAACGGCAACAGCGGACCCGACCTCACCAACGGCTCCCAAGGCATCCCGAGCATCCCCGACCTCAACCTCTTCGGGATCGACTTCGGACTCAGCCACGACATCGGCCCCTTCACCCTCAGCAGGCCCGCCAACTACTACCTGCTGATGCTCGTCGTCACCGCCGTCGTCGTCCTCGTCTTCCGCCGCTCCGGAGACTCCCGCATCGGCCGCGCCTGGGTCGCCATCCGCGAAGACGAAACCGCAGCCACCGCCATGGGCATCAACGCCTTCCGGCTCAAGCTCCTCGCCTTCGCCCTCGGCGCCACCCTCGCCGGCCTCGCCGGCACCGTACAGTCACACGTCAACTACACCGTGACACCCGAGCAGTACCAGTTCGCCGGCTCCGTACCCCCGAACTCCGCCTTCCTCCTCGCCGCCGTCATCCTCGGCGGCATGGGAACCCTCAGCGGACCCTTCGTCGGCGCCGCACTGCTCTACCTCATCCCGGCCAAACTGCAGTTCATGCAGGACTACCAGCTCTTCCTCTTCGGCATCGCACTCATCCTCCTGATGCGCTTCCGCCCCGAAGGCCTGGTCGCCGACCGCCGGAAACAACTCGAATTCCACGAGAACGACGAACCCATCGGCGTACCCGAACCACGGCAGTCCGAAGACAACGACGCCGGCATCGCCAAGGCGGGGGCGTGA
- a CDS encoding branched-chain amino acid ABC transporter permease — MHELPQQLANGLILGAMYGLIAIGYTMVYGIIQLINFAHGEIFMIGGFGALTVYLWMPAGSNLLAIVPIMIIGGVICSVAISVAAERFAYRPLRNAPRLAPLITAIGLSLALQQAIWKWYPDATKDRPFPQFKGEAFDVFGAHIQRGDLFVLIAAPICMIALGLFVSKTRSGRGMQATSQDPDTAKLMGINTDRIIVMAFAIGAAFAAVAAVAYGLKNGQIGFKMGFIMGLKAFTAAVLGGIGNIYGAMLGGVVLGVAESLATGYMSDVPGMDLFGGGAWKDVWAFVLLIVVLLLRPQGLLGERVADRA, encoded by the coding sequence GTGCACGAACTGCCGCAACAGCTGGCCAATGGACTCATCCTCGGCGCGATGTACGGACTCATCGCGATCGGATACACGATGGTCTACGGAATCATCCAGCTCATCAACTTCGCCCACGGCGAGATCTTCATGATCGGAGGCTTCGGAGCTCTCACCGTGTACCTCTGGATGCCGGCCGGCTCCAACCTCCTCGCAATCGTCCCCATCATGATCATCGGCGGCGTCATATGCTCCGTCGCCATCAGCGTCGCAGCCGAACGCTTCGCCTACCGCCCCCTGCGCAACGCCCCCAGACTCGCCCCGCTGATCACCGCGATCGGACTCTCCCTCGCACTCCAGCAGGCCATCTGGAAGTGGTACCCCGACGCCACGAAGGACCGCCCCTTCCCCCAGTTCAAGGGCGAAGCATTCGACGTCTTCGGCGCCCACATCCAACGCGGTGACCTCTTCGTCCTCATCGCCGCACCCATCTGCATGATCGCCCTCGGCCTCTTCGTCTCCAAGACCCGCTCCGGCCGCGGCATGCAGGCAACCTCGCAGGACCCCGACACCGCCAAGCTCATGGGCATCAACACCGACCGCATCATCGTCATGGCCTTCGCCATCGGTGCCGCGTTCGCAGCCGTCGCCGCCGTCGCCTACGGGCTCAAGAACGGCCAGATCGGCTTCAAAATGGGCTTCATCATGGGCCTCAAAGCCTTCACCGCAGCCGTACTCGGCGGCATCGGCAACATCTACGGCGCCATGCTCGGCGGAGTCGTACTCGGCGTCGCCGAATCCCTCGCCACCGGCTACATGAGCGACGTCCCCGGCATGGACCTCTTCGGCGGCGGCGCCTGGAAGGACGTATGGGCCTTCGTCCTCCTCATCGTCGTCCTCCTGCTCCGGCCCCAAGGCCTGCTCGGCGAACGCGTCGCGGATCGGGCGTGA
- a CDS encoding branched-chain amino acid ABC transporter substrate-binding protein, with protein sequence MLILTAVLTTGALTLTACGSRDDDKKDSGNGDTQTVVIGIDAPLTGDLSALGLGIKNAADLAVKTANKEKTVPGVTFEIQSLDDQAQPSVGQQNATKFIDNKSVLGVVGPLNSGVSQSMQKPLSDAGLTQISPANTGTELTQGENWKTGDKKRPFKTYFRTATTDQIQGAFAAKYLYNNAKIKQIYLIDDQKPYGAGLAASFKATFTTLGGKIVGSDHVNPDDRDFNAVVTKVKKSGAKAVYYGGEYPAGAPLSQQLKDSVKIPLMGGDALYSADFIKLNKKAQGDIATSVGKPVEELDSAKKFIADYKTAGYKDAYEAYGGSTYDATWSIVEAVKAVVAANDGKLPDDARAKVLTAMSKVSFQGVTGPVAFDEFGDTTNTTMTAYQVEGGKWASKLSEAYKP encoded by the coding sequence TTGCTCATCCTCACCGCAGTGCTCACCACAGGAGCACTGACACTCACCGCCTGCGGGTCGCGCGACGACGACAAGAAGGACAGTGGCAACGGCGACACCCAGACCGTCGTCATCGGCATCGACGCCCCGCTCACCGGTGACCTCTCCGCCCTCGGCCTCGGCATCAAGAACGCCGCCGACCTCGCCGTCAAAACGGCGAACAAGGAGAAGACGGTCCCGGGCGTCACGTTCGAGATCCAGTCCCTCGACGACCAGGCCCAGCCCTCCGTCGGCCAGCAGAACGCCACCAAGTTCATCGACAACAAGAGCGTCCTCGGCGTTGTCGGACCCCTGAACTCCGGCGTCTCCCAGTCGATGCAGAAGCCGCTCAGCGACGCCGGCCTCACCCAGATCTCCCCCGCCAACACCGGCACCGAGCTGACCCAGGGCGAGAACTGGAAGACCGGCGACAAGAAGCGCCCCTTCAAGACCTACTTCCGCACCGCCACCACGGACCAGATCCAGGGCGCCTTCGCGGCGAAGTACCTCTACAACAACGCGAAGATCAAGCAGATCTACCTCATCGACGACCAGAAGCCCTACGGCGCCGGTCTCGCGGCCTCCTTCAAGGCCACCTTCACCACCCTCGGCGGCAAGATCGTCGGCTCCGACCACGTCAACCCCGACGACCGCGACTTCAACGCCGTCGTCACCAAGGTCAAGAAGTCCGGCGCCAAAGCCGTCTACTACGGCGGCGAATACCCCGCCGGCGCACCCCTGAGCCAGCAGCTCAAGGACAGCGTCAAGATCCCCCTCATGGGCGGCGACGCCCTCTACAGCGCCGACTTCATCAAGCTCAACAAGAAGGCCCAGGGCGACATCGCCACCTCCGTCGGCAAGCCCGTCGAAGAGCTCGACTCCGCCAAGAAGTTCATCGCGGACTACAAGACGGCCGGATACAAGGACGCCTACGAGGCCTACGGCGGCAGCACCTACGACGCCACCTGGTCGATCGTCGAGGCCGTCAAGGCCGTCGTCGCAGCCAACGACGGCAAGCTCCCCGACGACGCCCGCGCCAAGGTCCTCACGGCCATGAGCAAGGTCAGCTTCCAGGGCGTCACCGGCCCCGTCGCCTTCGACGAATTCGGCGACACCACCAACACCACGATGACCGCCTACCAGGTCGAAGGCGGCAAGTGGGCCTCCAAGCTCAGCGAGGCCTACAAGCCGTAA
- a CDS encoding PaaI family thioesterase, which yields MGEHTTPTFPQEIIDEYAALGVDLPALFSAGHLGERMGVTITEASADRVVGTMPVEGNTQPYGLLHGGASAVLAETLGSVGTMLHGGASKIAVGVDLNCTHHRGVRSGHVTGVATPVHRGRTTATYEIVITDEQDKRVCTARLTCLLRDLPKNETA from the coding sequence ATGGGCGAGCACACCACACCCACGTTCCCCCAGGAGATCATCGACGAGTACGCCGCCCTCGGCGTCGACCTGCCCGCCCTCTTCTCCGCAGGCCACCTCGGCGAACGCATGGGCGTCACGATCACCGAAGCCTCCGCGGACCGCGTCGTCGGCACCATGCCCGTCGAAGGCAACACCCAGCCCTACGGACTCCTGCACGGCGGCGCCTCCGCCGTCCTCGCCGAAACCCTCGGCTCCGTCGGCACCATGCTCCACGGCGGCGCAAGCAAGATCGCCGTCGGAGTCGACCTGAACTGCACCCATCACCGAGGGGTACGAAGCGGCCACGTCACCGGCGTCGCCACCCCCGTACACCGCGGCCGCACCACCGCCACGTACGAGATCGTCATCACCGACGAACAGGACAAGCGCGTCTGCACCGCCCGCCTCACCTGCCTGCTCCGCGACCTCCCCAAGAACGAAACCGCCTGA
- a CDS encoding FdhF/YdeP family oxidoreductase: protein MASKPPAGDPVQDAPQVEPAQHAAAGLPAVAHSLRIAQQQMGIRRTAQTLLKVNQKDGFDCPGCAWPEGDKRHTAEFCENGAKAVAEEATLRRVTPDFFAAHPLADLATRSGYWLGQQGRITQPMYLPAGADRYEAVTWERAFAVMAEELGALASPDEALFYTSGRTSNEAAFLLQLFAREFGTNNLPDCSNMCHESSGSALTETIGVGKGSVSLEDLHHADLIIVAGQNPGTNHPRMLSALEKAKSAGAKIISVNPLPEAGLERFKNPQTPLGMVKGAALNDLFLQIRIGGDQALFRLLNKMILETEGAVDETFVTEHTHGYEEFAAAAAEADWEQTLTATGLERSAIEEALTLVLASKRTIVCWAMGLTQHKHSVPTIREVVNFLLLRGNIGRTGAGVCPVRGHSNVQGDRTMGIFERPSTAFLDALDKEFSITSPRHHGYDVVRSIQALRDGDAKVFFAMGGNFVAASPDTDVTEAAMRTARLTVHVSTKLNRSHTVTGTRALILPTLGRTDKDTQAGGKQFVTVEDSMSMVHASRGNLTPASPHLLSEPAIVARLARAVLGPESTTPWEEFEKDYATIRDRISRVVPGFENFNQRIAHPAGFTLPHGPRDSRRFPTTTGKANFTAAPIEYPELPEGRLLLQTLRSHDQYNTTIYGLDDRYRGIKGGRRIVLVNPDDATALGLADGTYTDLVSEWKDGVERRAPGFRVVHYPTARGCAAAYYPETNVLVPLGSTADTSNTPASKSVVVRFENLR, encoded by the coding sequence CACGCCGCCGCCGGGCTGCCCGCCGTCGCCCACAGCCTGCGCATCGCCCAGCAGCAGATGGGCATCCGCCGCACCGCACAGACCCTCCTCAAGGTCAACCAGAAGGACGGCTTCGACTGCCCCGGCTGCGCCTGGCCCGAAGGCGACAAGCGGCACACCGCCGAATTCTGCGAGAACGGCGCCAAAGCCGTAGCCGAGGAAGCCACCCTGCGCCGCGTCACCCCGGACTTCTTCGCCGCCCACCCCCTCGCCGACCTCGCCACCCGCAGCGGCTACTGGCTCGGCCAGCAAGGACGCATCACGCAACCTATGTATCTGCCCGCGGGCGCGGACCGGTACGAGGCCGTGACCTGGGAACGCGCCTTCGCCGTCATGGCCGAGGAGCTCGGCGCCCTCGCCTCCCCCGACGAAGCGCTCTTCTACACCTCCGGCCGCACCAGCAACGAGGCCGCGTTCCTCCTCCAGCTGTTCGCCCGCGAATTCGGCACCAACAACCTGCCCGACTGCTCCAACATGTGCCACGAGTCCTCCGGCTCGGCACTCACCGAGACCATCGGCGTCGGCAAGGGCTCCGTCTCCCTGGAGGACCTCCACCACGCCGACCTGATCATCGTCGCCGGACAGAACCCCGGCACCAACCACCCCCGGATGCTCTCCGCCCTGGAGAAGGCCAAGTCCGCCGGCGCGAAGATCATCTCGGTGAACCCGCTGCCCGAGGCCGGACTCGAACGCTTCAAGAACCCGCAGACCCCCCTCGGCATGGTCAAGGGCGCCGCTCTCAACGACCTGTTCCTCCAGATCCGCATCGGCGGCGACCAGGCGCTCTTCCGGCTCCTCAACAAGATGATCCTGGAGACCGAAGGCGCCGTCGACGAAACCTTCGTCACCGAACACACCCACGGCTACGAAGAGTTCGCCGCCGCAGCCGCCGAAGCCGACTGGGAACAGACCCTCACCGCCACCGGCCTGGAGCGCTCCGCCATCGAGGAAGCCCTCACCCTGGTCCTCGCGTCCAAGCGCACCATCGTCTGCTGGGCCATGGGCCTCACCCAGCACAAACACTCCGTGCCGACCATCCGCGAAGTCGTCAACTTCCTCCTGCTGCGCGGAAACATCGGCCGCACCGGCGCCGGAGTCTGCCCCGTCCGCGGCCACTCCAACGTCCAGGGCGACCGCACCATGGGCATCTTCGAAAGGCCGTCGACAGCATTCCTCGACGCCCTCGACAAGGAATTCTCCATCACCTCACCGCGCCACCACGGCTACGACGTCGTCCGCTCCATCCAGGCCCTGCGCGACGGCGACGCCAAAGTCTTCTTCGCCATGGGCGGCAACTTCGTCGCCGCCTCCCCCGACACCGACGTCACCGAGGCCGCGATGCGCACCGCACGCCTCACCGTCCACGTCTCCACCAAACTCAACCGCTCCCACACCGTCACCGGCACCCGCGCCCTGATCCTGCCCACCCTCGGCCGCACCGACAAGGACACCCAGGCCGGCGGCAAACAGTTCGTCACCGTCGAGGACTCCATGAGCATGGTCCACGCCTCCCGCGGCAACCTCACCCCCGCAAGCCCCCACCTGCTCTCCGAACCCGCCATCGTCGCCCGCCTCGCCCGCGCCGTACTCGGACCCGAATCCACCACCCCCTGGGAAGAGTTCGAGAAGGACTACGCCACCATCCGCGACCGCATCTCCCGCGTCGTCCCCGGCTTCGAGAACTTCAACCAACGCATCGCCCACCCCGCCGGATTCACCCTCCCCCACGGCCCCCGCGACTCCCGCCGCTTCCCCACCACCACCGGCAAGGCCAACTTCACCGCCGCCCCCATCGAATACCCCGAACTCCCCGAAGGCCGCCTCCTGTTGCAGACCCTGCGCTCCCACGACCAGTACAACACCACCATCTACGGCCTCGACGACCGCTACCGCGGCATCAAGGGCGGCCGCCGCATCGTCCTCGTCAACCCCGACGACGCCACCGCCCTCGGCCTCGCCGACGGCACCTACACCGACCTCGTCAGCGAATGGAAGGACGGAGTCGAACGACGCGCCCCCGGCTTCCGCGTCGTCCACTACCCCACCGCCCGCGGCTGCGCCGCCGCCTACTACCCCGAGACCAACGTCCTGGTCCCCCTCGGCTCCACCGCCGACACCAGCAACACCCCCGCCAGCAAATCCGTCGTGGTGCGCTTCGAGAACCTGCGCTGA